The Methylomagnum ishizawai genome has a window encoding:
- a CDS encoding tyrosine-type recombinase/integrase codes for MEQIRQATVYGVRPKRSFREAATKYLNESQKARLRDDALHLRLLDPYIGDLPLESVHMGTLQSFIDDRRNQGVKNRTINYALQTVRHLLNMAATEWLDEYGLTWLKSAPKIKLLQQRDARAPYPMSWDEQTKLFKELPTHLARMALFKVNTGCREQEVCNLRWDWEVAVPELDTSVFIIPAHAVKNRTERLVVLNVVAKSVIEEVRGDHPEFVFTYKGKPVANMNNSAWQKARDRAELPQVRIHDLKHTFGRRLRAAGVSFEDRQDLLGHKSGRITTHYSAAELGSLIEAANKACMTDSRKSHAIVVLRRKV; via the coding sequence ATGGAGCAGATTCGGCAGGCCACCGTGTACGGTGTAAGGCCGAAGCGGAGCTTCAGGGAAGCGGCGACGAAGTATCTCAACGAGTCGCAGAAGGCAAGGCTCAGGGATGACGCGCTCCACCTTCGGCTGCTGGACCCGTACATTGGCGACCTGCCGCTGGAATCCGTACACATGGGAACGTTGCAGTCCTTCATCGATGACCGACGCAATCAAGGCGTCAAGAACCGCACCATCAACTACGCGTTGCAGACCGTTCGCCATTTGTTGAACATGGCTGCAACCGAGTGGTTGGATGAGTACGGACTGACTTGGCTGAAATCGGCACCGAAAATCAAGTTGCTGCAACAGCGAGATGCGAGGGCACCGTACCCAATGTCTTGGGACGAGCAGACCAAGCTGTTCAAGGAATTGCCCACTCACTTGGCAAGAATGGCTTTGTTCAAGGTGAACACGGGTTGCCGTGAGCAGGAAGTCTGCAATCTCCGTTGGGATTGGGAGGTAGCGGTGCCCGAACTGGACACCAGCGTGTTTATCATTCCTGCGCACGCGGTCAAGAATCGCACCGAACGTTTGGTCGTCCTGAATGTGGTTGCCAAGTCAGTGATTGAGGAAGTTCGCGGAGACCACCCCGAATTCGTGTTCACGTATAAGGGCAAGCCGGTCGCCAACATGAACAACTCCGCATGGCAAAAGGCACGCGACAGGGCGGAACTCCCTCAAGTACGGATACACGACTTGAAGCATACCTTCGGCAGGAGATTGAGGGCGGCAGGCGTCTCGTTCGAGGACCGTCAAGACCTTCTAGGCCACAAGTCGGGTCGCATCACGACCCACTACTCGGCTGCCGAGCTTGGAAGCCTGATCGAAGCCGCCAACAAGGCTTGTATGACTGACTCACGCAAAAGTCACGCAATCGTCGTGCTGAGGCGGAAAGTCTAA